The following coding sequences are from one Eleginops maclovinus isolate JMC-PN-2008 ecotype Puerto Natales chromosome 13, JC_Emac_rtc_rv5, whole genome shotgun sequence window:
- the tnfa gene encoding tumor necrosis factor a (TNF superfamily, member 2): MEDECKVRLEATVEPTAREQVKPWLKLTTALVVFTLCLASAAAAVLLSDRQSKGPGQDENTFDLRHTLRQIPNMKAAIHLVGKYNSERQNSIEWKDEGDQTHSQGGLKLKDNEIEIPRRGLYFVYSQASFHVNCISSGAEKGLSQPLVHLSHIVQHWSKSFDQADEDSYHTILHSLRTACQMKPSSDSGDKGSWYSTVNVGAVFNLRTGDRLKTVTEEKMLPNLEEGEGDTFFGVFEL, from the exons ATGGAAGATGAATGCAAAGTGCGGCTAGAAGCAACAGTGGAACCAACAGCAAGGGAACAAGTGAAGCCGTGGTTGAAGCTCACCACGGCACTGGTGGTGTTCACACTCTGCCTTGCATCTGCTGCCGCCGCTGTCCTCCTCTCCGACAGGCAATCCAAG GGCCCAGGACAAGACGAAAACACTTTTG atCTCCGCCATACATTGAGGCAAATTCCCAACATGAAAGCAGCCATTCATTTAGTtg GAAAATACAACTCTGAGAGACAGAACTCAATTGAATGGAAGGACGAAGGTGACCAGACCCATTCTCAAGGAGGGCTGAAACTCAAAGACAATGAAATTGAGATTCCTCGACGTGGCCTCTACTTCGTCTACAGCCAAGCCTCTTTCCACGTCAACTGCATCAGCAGCGGTGCTGAAAAAGGCCTCTCACAGCCCCTGGTTCACCTGAGTCACATCGTGCAGCACTGGTCAAAAAGTTTTGATCAAGCCGACGAAGATTCTTACCATACCATCCTGCACTCTCTCCGCACTGCCTGCCAGATGAAACCCAGCAGTGATTCAGGTGACAAGGGGAGTTGGTACTCCACTGTGAACGTGGGGGCTGTGTTCAACCTCCGTACAGGGGACCGACTTAAGACGGTGACGGAAGAGAAGATGTTGCCCAACCTGGAGGAAGGCGAAGGGGACACTTTCTTCGGGGTGTTTGAATTGTGA